A single region of the Pectinophora gossypiella chromosome 2, ilPecGoss1.1, whole genome shotgun sequence genome encodes:
- the LOC126372978 gene encoding fork head domain-containing protein FD4-like — protein sequence MPRPTRESYGDQKPPFSYIALTAMAIWSSPERMLPLSEIYRFITDRFPYYRRNTQRWQNSLRHNLSFNDCFVKVPRRPDRPGKGAYWTLHPQAFDMFENGSLLRRRKRFKLHKGEKDSLNAELAALASFNRAFLARQAGAPPAATMPHAYGPAALGAGVSPEPVEAADTAVLLPAGVRPRRAFTIDALLEPEPRRTPSPAPPRVPLALPPPPYLLAAQRYHAELLAGLQQSCLPPLWTWRDTSQFSHYTLNS from the coding sequence ATGCCTCGGCCCACACGGGAGTCCTACGGCGACCAGAAACCCCCGTTCTCTTACATCGCCCTGACGGCGATGGCGATCTGGAGCTCGCCGGAGCGCATGCTGCCGCTGTCAGAGATCTACCGGTTCATCACGGACCGATTCCCGTACTACCGGCGCAACACGCAGCGCTGGCAGAACTCGCTGCGGCACAACCTCTCGTTCAACGACTGCTTCGTGAAGGTGCCGCGCCGCCCGGACCGGCCCGGGAAGGGCGCGTACTGGACGTTGCACCCCCAGGCCTTCGATATGTTCGAAAACGGCAGCCTGCTGCGGCGAAGGAAGCGATTCAAGTTGCATAAGGGGGAGAAGGATAGTTTGAACGCAGAGTTGGCGGCGTTGGCGAGTTTCAACCGAGCGTTTCTGGCTCGGCAGGCGGGGGCGCCGCCGGCGGCGACCATGCCGCACGCGTACGGGCCGGCGGCGCTGGGCGCCGGCGTGAGTCCGGAGCCGGTGGAGGCGGCCGACACGGCGGTGCTGCTGCCGGCGGGCGTTCGGCCGCGACGGGCCTTCACCATCGACGCGCTGCTGGAGCCCGAGCCACGCCGCACACCttcgcccgcgccgccgcgggTGCCGCTAGCGCTGCCACCGCCACCTTACCTGCTAGCGGCACAACGCTACCATGCTGAATTGCTGGCCGGTCTACAACAGTCCTGCCTACCCCCGCTGTGGACGTGGCGCGATACCAGCCAGTTTTCACATTATACGCTTAATTCGTGA